A section of the Humulus lupulus chromosome 2, drHumLupu1.1, whole genome shotgun sequence genome encodes:
- the LOC133815454 gene encoding uncharacterized protein LOC133815454, with amino-acid sequence MRFGKKWKLSSRFIEPFEVLEKVGKVAYRLALPPSLSNVHDVFYVSLLRKFVPDPSHVLNYEPIEVEQDLTYEEKPMKFFDRKEKELRNKKISLVKVVWRSSNIEEMTWEREDEIRSKYPEFFG; translated from the coding sequence atgaggtttggaaagaaaTGGAAGTTAAGCTCGAGATTTATTGAACCTTTTGAAGTATTAGAAAAGGTGGGAAAGGTAGCCTATAGACTGGCATTACCGCCATCATTGTCGAATGTCCACGATGTTTTTTATGTATCATTATTGAGAAAATTCGTTCCAGATCCTTCACATGTACTAAACTACGAGCCAATAGAAGTTGAACAAGACCTAACATATGAAGAAAAACCAATGAAATTTTTTGACAGAAAAGAGAAAGAGTTGAGAAATAAGAAGATTTCACTGGTTAAGGTCGTGTGGAGAAGTTCAAATATTGAGGAAATGACATGGGAACGGGAAGATGAAATAAGATCCAAATACCCAGAGTTTTTTGGGTAA